The DNA segment TCGCAACATATAAATGACGCTCTCTTCTTTTTAATATTGTACCAATCATATTAACTCCAAAAGCTACCCAAATCAAAGCAATGGCAATATCAATAGGCCATTCCAATTCTGCGTATTCTTTAGAAGTACTGTAACCCAACGGCAGTGAAATTGCAGCTGCAACAATAATTAATTGCCAACCCCAAAAGTTCAAGTTACTTAAAAAATCACTGAACATCCTGGCTTTCAACAATCGCTGTAGCGAATAATAAATTCCGGCAAACATGGCATTACCCACAAAGGCAAAAATTACTGCATTGGTGTGTAAAGGTCTCAATCTACCAAAACTCAACCACGAAATGCCGTCGGTCATATTTGGAAAAAGAAACATCGTGGCCAAAATAAGCCCTACCAACATTCCCACAACACCAAAAACGATGGTGGCGTAAATGAACTTCTTTACAATTTTGTTGTCATAATAAAACTGTTGCATTTCCATAAATAATTATTTGTTAATTGGTTTAAAAAGTTTAAGGTTTAATGGATTTTAGAGTACTATAAAGTCGTTGGGTTTTCGACTTTGGGCTTTTCAACTTTAGAATGAATCAATTCATCATCAAAAAGCATTCGTACTGATGGAGTGTAATCATCGTCATATTGCCCTTTTTTCACTGCCAATACAAAGGCAATAAAAAAGAAAATGGCTACTACGATACTGATAGAAATAAGTAAATATATGACACTCATACTGTAAGATTACGTGAACAAAAATACTTTATTGTCTTTTTTCAAAATATGACATTTATCATATTTTAATTATTCGTTAAAAATAACAAAAAAAAAGAATTTTCAGTCCTTTTTTACTTTAATCTTCTAGCATAAAAATTACTCATAATGGTTACAAAGCTGACAATTGTAACCGTGCTCAAAGGCATGATGATGGCCGCCACCAAGGGTTCAAGATTTCCTGTTATGGCAAATGACAGTCCCACAACATTATACAAGAGCGACAAAGCAAAACTCATTTTGATTGTCGTAATGGATTTTTGGGACAATTTCAAAAAATAATTCAGCTTTTTAAACTCTCCCGCATCCAAAATGGCATCGCAAGCGGGTGAAAAAACATTGACGTTTTCAGAAATGGAGATTCCAATATTGCTTTGTGCCAAAGCTCCAGCATCGTTCAATCCATCGCCAACCATCATCACGTTTTTGCCTTCTTGTTGGAGTTTTTTGATGAATTCCAGTTTTTGTTCCGGCTTTTGATTGAACACTAATTCGGTTTGTTTTGGCAAAATACTTTCCAATGTCTTGCGTTCTCCTTCATTGTCGCCAGACAAAACCTTGATCTGGTAATTGTGGCTCAATTGTTCGAAAAGTTCGGCCAAACCTTCCCTGTATTGATTATTGAAAATGTATTTTCCATAATACACTTCATTAATCTTGATATGAACCGAAGTTTGTTGAATGCTGTTTTCTTCCAACTTTCCAACGAAAGTCGCGGAACCTATTTGCACTTGATTGCCTTCGATTTCTGCCTGAATTCCTTTTCCAGTAATTTCTTCAAAATCATTGATTTTGTATCGTTTACTTTCCGGCAAAAAGTCATACAACATCCTGCTCAATGGATGATTGGAAGCTCGAAGCACATTTTTGATTAGTATCAAATCCTCTTCCGAAAACTCTTTGCCTTCATAGGAAATGTTCGATTTTTTGTTGGTTGTAATGGTCCCGGTTTTATCGAAAACGATGGTATCTACTTTCGCCA comes from the Flavobacterium limnophilum genome and includes:
- the ccoS gene encoding cbb3-type cytochrome oxidase assembly protein CcoS codes for the protein MSVIYLLISISIVVAIFFFIAFVLAVKKGQYDDDYTPSVRMLFDDELIHSKVEKPKVENPTTL